Proteins from one Pseudobythopirellula maris genomic window:
- a CDS encoding lamin tail domain-containing protein: MKTACLAALAAILTSPASGEIIISEIFYNLSGSESGVTEWVEITNTGASTVDLSGWVYGDDQDASYSDPFDAGTELAGGASAVITGQEAATFQSIWGAGVQVINFTVAGANTGVSLANSASATNETPAIFDAANTLVDAVNYEGGTNGWPAGNGESLYLLPSGFTSAANDLGANWGASAAGVDGAFTALIVNPDIGNASAQDVASPGFAAIVPEPAAALLAVLAISGLAFRRS, translated from the coding sequence ATGAAGACAGCCTGCCTGGCGGCCCTGGCCGCTATCCTCACCTCGCCCGCCTCCGGCGAGATCATCATCTCCGAGATCTTCTACAACCTCAGCGGCAGCGAGAGCGGCGTAACCGAGTGGGTTGAGATCACCAATACCGGCGCGTCGACTGTCGACCTCAGCGGTTGGGTCTACGGCGACGACCAGGACGCCAGCTACTCCGACCCCTTCGACGCCGGCACCGAACTCGCCGGCGGCGCCTCGGCCGTCATCACGGGCCAAGAGGCCGCCACGTTCCAGTCGATCTGGGGCGCCGGCGTCCAAGTCATTAACTTCACCGTCGCGGGCGCCAACACCGGTGTGAGCCTCGCCAACAGCGCCAGCGCGACCAACGAGACCCCCGCCATCTTCGACGCGGCCAACACGCTGGTCGACGCCGTGAACTACGAGGGCGGCACGAACGGCTGGCCCGCCGGCAACGGGGAGAGCCTCTACCTGCTCCCGAGCGGCTTCACGTCGGCCGCCAACGACCTCGGCGCCAACTGGGGCGCCTCGGCCGCGGGCGTCGACGGCGCCTTCACGGCGCTGATCGTCAACCCGGACATCGGCAACGCGAGCGCTCAGGATGTCGCCTCGCCCGGCTTCGCCGCGATCGTCCCCGAGCCGGCCGCCGCCTTGCTCGCGGTCTTGGCGATCTCGGGTCTCGCGTTCCGCCGGAGCTGA
- a CDS encoding LacI family DNA-binding transcriptional regulator gives MGSIREIAREAGVSIATVSRVLNGNNTVKPELRLRVLETAEAKGYAPTVGKRTAERIALLYTDQFFLGSPYDSACIVGLGRAMRRSPYDLALLDMTRDRGVGESLKQFFARKGVCGAVVRSAVEQRAELVTMAAEGAPLVVIGDHFECDDLRFVYADSRAASREALEHLVSLGHQRIGFVTCDREDGDHNDRLGAYREVLEAAGVYREEDIHRVPPFRMDGSPLVRRILSKSDRPTALFIADPLVAVGVINEAQRLGASVPGDLSVIGFDDWDTRNTVLPRMSAVCQDSALIGEAAFDAVRAQVEEKPTPSMTAKAQEAWFEIHDTTAPPPSKVKRFFPSSSSASYATRPD, from the coding sequence TTGGGCTCAATCAGAGAAATCGCACGCGAAGCTGGTGTCTCGATAGCCACGGTTTCACGCGTGCTGAACGGCAACAACACGGTGAAGCCAGAGCTGCGACTGCGCGTGCTCGAAACGGCCGAGGCCAAGGGGTACGCGCCGACCGTGGGCAAACGAACCGCCGAGCGTATTGCGTTGCTCTACACCGACCAATTTTTTCTTGGCTCGCCCTACGACTCGGCCTGCATCGTCGGGCTTGGCCGCGCGATGCGGCGATCGCCGTACGATCTCGCGTTGCTCGACATGACGCGCGACCGGGGTGTGGGCGAATCGCTCAAGCAGTTCTTCGCGCGCAAGGGGGTTTGCGGCGCCGTTGTCCGTTCGGCCGTCGAGCAGCGTGCTGAGCTGGTCACGATGGCGGCCGAAGGCGCGCCGCTTGTCGTTATCGGCGATCACTTTGAATGCGACGATTTAAGATTCGTCTACGCCGATTCGCGCGCCGCCAGCCGTGAGGCGTTAGAGCATCTTGTTTCGCTCGGGCACCAAAGAATCGGCTTCGTCACTTGTGACCGTGAAGACGGCGACCACAACGACCGACTGGGCGCCTACCGCGAGGTGCTCGAAGCCGCGGGCGTTTATCGTGAGGAGGACATCCACCGAGTGCCCCCGTTCCGGATGGACGGCTCGCCGCTTGTGCGGAGGATCTTGAGCAAGAGCGATCGTCCGACGGCGCTCTTCATCGCGGACCCGCTCGTGGCTGTCGGTGTAATCAACGAGGCCCAGCGACTCGGGGCCAGTGTGCCGGGAGACCTTTCGGTGATTGGCTTCGACGATTGGGACACACGCAACACGGTGCTCCCCCGCATGTCGGCCGTTTGCCAAGACTCCGCCCTGATCGGCGAGGCCGCTTTCGACGCCGTTCGTGCGCAGGTCGAAGAGAAGCCAACCCCGTCGATGACGGCCAAGGCGCAGGAGGCTTGGTTCGAGATCCACGACACGACCGCTCCCCCCCCCTCGAAGGTCAAGCGGTTCTTCCCCAGCTCGTCATCGGCCTCCTACGCCACGCGACCGGACTGA
- a CDS encoding PEP-CTERM sorting domain-containing protein, protein MFRAIGFLAVTAFAMANAHANLIVNPGFEDPSTAPGVEYFGATGWSDFGGGTFTVNSAVVTPNSGDQSLKMFGGTSGVYQEFPASPGQIWDGGAYVLNDAGDAMSGGQVAAVNIEWIDGAGGQVGFISNGDTISTTPTGDWLLRPVSGVAPAGTALARLVLITGDFNGGGMTGIGGAPKYDDAFFSLRVPEPTSLILAGLALFGAAASRRRS, encoded by the coding sequence ATGTTCCGCGCGATCGGTTTCCTGGCTGTTACGGCTTTCGCCATGGCGAATGCCCACGCGAACCTCATCGTAAACCCCGGCTTCGAGGATCCTTCGACCGCTCCTGGTGTGGAGTACTTCGGCGCCACCGGCTGGAGCGACTTCGGCGGCGGCACTTTTACGGTCAACTCAGCGGTCGTCACGCCGAACTCGGGCGACCAGTCTCTCAAGATGTTTGGCGGCACTTCGGGCGTCTATCAAGAGTTCCCTGCGAGTCCGGGGCAGATTTGGGACGGCGGGGCCTACGTGCTGAATGACGCCGGCGATGCGATGTCGGGCGGGCAAGTGGCCGCGGTCAACATCGAATGGATCGACGGCGCCGGCGGACAGGTCGGGTTCATCAGCAATGGCGACACGATATCGACCACCCCCACGGGAGACTGGCTGCTAAGGCCCGTCAGCGGCGTCGCCCCCGCCGGCACGGCGTTGGCCCGGCTGGTGCTCATCACCGGCGACTTCAACGGCGGCGGCATGACCGGCATTGGCGGAGCGCCGAAATACGACGACGCGTTCTTCTCGTTGCGTGTCCCCGAGCCGACGTCGCTGATCCTGGCGGGCTTGGCCCTGTTTGGCGCCGCTGCATCCCGTCGCCGGAGCTGA
- a CDS encoding glycoside hydrolase family 16 protein — translation MRGYAQSRIVVALAATLVATLSAAASGQVLLHDDFDDSNGPIGAQGDGVVDLSAYRAPFGGEDFLGRTQLRFDLPVENFATAAGGSSDGRVALIELDTYNPLDPGNAFYGTDLLTKTNFARAGGLRWEARMRFRDGLPGGLVGAGFLYDVQRQDPPNSGVLVRDEIDHELLSNVAQGPAPQSTFTNVWNDGPFTGPTSGGIGETINTSSVSGGFDLTDFHDYRIDWLPARVDYYIDNTLVRRETGVVPDDPMKSHFNLWAPDEGFGAAFNSGLQPTANPANNQTYTLEVDSVHIERLSTNATELLSDGGFENTFELPSVSGNGPPPTFDSATGTGEWVAFNNAYIDFGESVAPAEGFNGLKVYGPFKPTFDASGVWQNIAAAEGQEFRASVMAQSPSGDSIATNGDDQVRYTTLNLSFHDSAGAVLKEFAANPDSANANGKETPIFDSRDGNLPSIQDEWIEYTVDAIAPTGTSFVRYNLFFVQDGNFGPGAVHFDEASLLLLDPIAPLGVAGDYNDNGVVDAADFTVWRDARDSGVTLPNDPIGGTIGAAQYDQWVNNFGMVAGTPANAVPEPATLACLLGGLLLFGALRRP, via the coding sequence ATGCGTGGTTACGCCCAAAGTCGTATCGTCGTAGCTCTCGCCGCGACGCTGGTCGCGACGCTCAGCGCAGCGGCATCGGGGCAGGTGTTGCTCCATGACGACTTCGACGACTCGAACGGTCCGATCGGCGCCCAAGGCGATGGCGTTGTCGATCTTTCCGCGTACCGCGCGCCCTTTGGCGGCGAAGACTTTCTGGGCCGGACCCAGCTCCGATTCGATCTGCCGGTAGAAAACTTCGCAACCGCAGCGGGAGGCAGCTCGGACGGGCGGGTCGCGCTGATCGAGCTCGACACCTACAACCCGCTCGACCCCGGCAACGCCTTCTACGGCACGGACCTGCTGACCAAAACCAATTTCGCCCGCGCGGGCGGCCTCCGTTGGGAGGCGCGGATGAGGTTCCGCGACGGCCTGCCGGGTGGCTTGGTCGGAGCGGGGTTCCTCTACGACGTGCAGCGGCAAGACCCGCCCAACTCGGGCGTTCTGGTCCGCGACGAGATCGACCACGAGCTGCTCAGCAATGTCGCCCAAGGCCCGGCCCCCCAAAGCACGTTCACGAACGTTTGGAACGACGGCCCGTTCACGGGACCGACTTCCGGCGGCATTGGCGAGACGATCAACACGTCGTCGGTCTCGGGCGGTTTCGACCTGACCGATTTCCATGACTACCGCATCGATTGGCTGCCCGCCCGGGTCGACTACTACATCGACAACACGCTCGTCCGCCGCGAGACCGGCGTGGTCCCCGACGACCCGATGAAGTCGCACTTCAACCTCTGGGCCCCGGACGAGGGTTTTGGCGCCGCCTTCAACAGCGGGCTGCAACCGACGGCGAACCCGGCGAACAACCAGACCTACACGCTTGAGGTCGATTCGGTCCACATCGAGCGGCTCAGCACGAACGCGACCGAGCTGCTCTCGGACGGCGGCTTCGAGAACACGTTCGAGCTGCCTTCGGTTTCCGGGAACGGGCCTCCGCCGACGTTCGACTCCGCCACGGGGACAGGAGAATGGGTCGCCTTTAACAACGCTTACATCGACTTCGGCGAGTCGGTCGCGCCGGCCGAGGGGTTCAACGGCCTGAAGGTTTACGGCCCGTTCAAACCGACCTTCGACGCCTCGGGCGTTTGGCAGAACATCGCGGCGGCCGAGGGACAAGAGTTTCGCGCGTCGGTCATGGCGCAATCGCCGAGCGGTGACTCGATCGCCACGAACGGCGACGACCAGGTGCGCTACACCACCCTGAACCTCTCCTTCCACGACTCGGCGGGCGCCGTGCTCAAGGAATTCGCGGCCAACCCGGATTCGGCCAACGCCAACGGCAAAGAGACCCCCATCTTCGACAGCCGCGACGGCAACCTGCCGAGCATTCAGGACGAGTGGATCGAGTACACCGTCGACGCCATCGCCCCAACGGGGACCTCGTTCGTGCGCTACAACTTGTTCTTCGTCCAGGACGGCAATTTCGGTCCGGGGGCGGTGCACTTCGACGAGGCCTCGCTCTTGCTGCTCGACCCGATCGCCCCGCTCGGGGTGGCCGGTGACTACAACGACAACGGCGTGGTCGACGCCGCCGATTTCACCGTTTGGCGAGACGCGCGGGACAGCGGCGTCACGCTGCCGAACGACCCGATCGGCGGGACCATCGGCGCCGCCCAGTACGACCAATGGGTCAACAATTTCGGCATGGTCGCCGGCACGCCTGCGAACGCCGTTCCCGAGCCGGCGACGTTGGCTTGTCTCCTCGGCGGACTTCTATTATTCGGCGCGCTACGACGCCCTTGA
- a CDS encoding DUF1559 domain-containing protein, whose translation MRTPPLPNRQGGFTLVELLVVIAIIGILVALLLPAVQSAREAARRMSCGNKEKNLALACLNYHDAQSHFPESSGYYGTFDGQEGRGSAAGWILHVLPYIEEQPLYDQFEAGGAFDGVYVLGQCRAPAPGKGLASKVGDVSVPELMRTQLEMLQCPSDESVLQLSGQQYGWPSCDVATTSYKGVLGDSVIGETNGTTFTNAASQYPSGIYDKPPEPYTTQYDCHRDTRCRGIFFRQSWRRPVKISTVTDGTSKTFLIGEDVPAYNYHSAAFYSDGDWGSGNTPLNNLMSLPPGTVDPAFWWEQRGFRSKHVGGANFALVDGSVRFVTDGVDNVLYRVSCTRNGGESISASL comes from the coding sequence ATGCGGACTCCCCCCCTCCCGAATCGCCAAGGCGGTTTTACGCTCGTCGAACTGCTGGTCGTGATCGCGATCATTGGCATCCTCGTCGCCCTCCTGCTCCCCGCGGTGCAATCGGCTCGCGAGGCCGCCCGGCGGATGAGCTGCGGGAACAAGGAGAAGAACCTGGCGTTGGCCTGCTTGAACTACCACGACGCTCAGTCGCATTTCCCCGAGAGTTCGGGCTACTACGGCACGTTCGACGGCCAAGAGGGCCGTGGCTCGGCGGCGGGATGGATCTTGCACGTGCTGCCGTACATCGAAGAGCAGCCGCTCTACGACCAATTCGAAGCGGGGGGCGCCTTCGATGGCGTTTACGTGCTCGGCCAATGCCGTGCGCCCGCGCCCGGCAAGGGGCTGGCGTCGAAGGTGGGCGACGTCAGCGTGCCGGAGTTGATGAGGACCCAGCTCGAGATGCTGCAATGCCCCTCGGACGAATCGGTCCTCCAACTCTCCGGCCAGCAGTACGGCTGGCCGTCGTGCGACGTCGCCACGACGAGCTACAAGGGCGTTCTCGGCGACAGCGTGATCGGCGAGACCAACGGGACGACCTTCACCAACGCCGCGTCGCAATACCCGAGCGGGATCTACGACAAGCCGCCCGAGCCCTACACGACCCAGTATGATTGCCACCGCGACACCCGCTGCCGGGGCATCTTCTTTCGCCAGTCGTGGCGCCGGCCGGTGAAGATCTCGACCGTGACCGATGGCACGAGCAAGACTTTCTTGATCGGCGAGGACGTGCCGGCCTACAACTACCACTCGGCGGCCTTCTACTCCGACGGCGATTGGGGCAGCGGCAACACGCCGCTGAACAACCTGATGAGCCTCCCGCCAGGCACGGTCGATCCGGCCTTCTGGTGGGAGCAGAGAGGGTTCCGCAGCAAGCACGTAGGCGGCGCCAATTTCGCTCTTGTTGACGGCTCGGTTCGGTTTGTCACCGACGGGGTCGACAACGTCCTGTACCGCGTCAGCTGCACCCGCAACGGCGGTGAATCGATCAGCGCCAGCTTGTGA
- a CDS encoding carboxypeptidase-like regulatory domain-containing protein, which produces MNEKLQPRGPMIIAAALLTLLFCQGCGNGLASVSGTVTLDGAPLKGGGDTRATIYLYPEGGTGAPAVGLLDENGEYTVTTGTQNGVMPGPYLVTISASQLIGEDIPGVPRSARRLTPARYADPNGSNFRVDVESGSNVYDFALDAD; this is translated from the coding sequence GTGAACGAAAAGCTTCAACCTCGCGGGCCGATGATCATCGCGGCCGCTTTGCTCACGCTGCTCTTCTGCCAAGGTTGCGGCAACGGCCTCGCCTCGGTGAGCGGCACGGTCACTCTCGACGGCGCCCCGCTCAAAGGCGGGGGCGACACGCGGGCGACGATATACCTTTACCCCGAGGGCGGCACGGGGGCGCCAGCCGTGGGGCTTCTCGACGAGAACGGCGAGTACACGGTGACTACCGGCACTCAGAACGGGGTGATGCCGGGGCCCTACCTGGTCACGATCTCCGCCTCGCAGCTCATCGGCGAAGACATCCCGGGCGTGCCCCGCTCGGCGAGGAGGTTAACGCCAGCCAGGTACGCCGACCCCAATGGTTCGAATTTCCGCGTGGACGTCGAATCGGGATCCAACGTGTACGACTTCGCCCTCGATGCGGATTGA
- a CDS encoding family 16 glycosylhydrolase → MKSVLTHGGAHRRPRLFPALVALAAAACAFAPGRVAADAPEWSLAWEDGFESFDSGRWNAATSYRPTNNSLHAYLPSQVSVDAGELVIISENEPAGSLLYRSGLIESRSAQRYGRWEVRAKLPVSTGMWPAIWLLPDTSAHPWPSGGEIDIMENRGNQPTRTSSAFHYGTNPPYFHDYVYSEQQTATISGQTTRYDQGFHTYAVDWTPSYLRFYVDGVNHYTVHDEDIGGFLSGSTQPMRLVINTAVGGDFLPNPNASTVWPQEFRVDSVRVFEATGAPGVVDFTNGGFEANGDFETEGGLSGWSVFGNDLPGNPNVRVADEAVRSGTASLKVFGSYREGLNHSGVAQGVTVQPGDEILAELHALVRSADALAGANRVAMKIDFYSEYGAKHGGDAMLSEHTQWFADAATPTDLWSKHAMQVVAPDGAEEARLSIVFEQPAYDGGAIHVDNLLFGKRLAEPLGDYNSDGKVDAADFTVWRDSRGATGAGLAADGNGDNRVDDADYDLWVSTFGQSKNETPATVNAPEPSALGCALTLLAAIGGRSPGRPSR, encoded by the coding sequence TTGAAGAGTGTTCTTACGCACGGCGGCGCCCATCGACGCCCTAGGCTCTTCCCAGCCCTCGTAGCGCTGGCTGCAGCGGCGTGCGCGTTCGCCCCGGGCCGTGTGGCGGCCGACGCGCCCGAGTGGAGCCTGGCCTGGGAGGACGGTTTCGAGTCGTTCGACAGCGGGCGATGGAACGCGGCAACCAGCTACAGGCCAACGAACAACTCGCTGCACGCTTATCTGCCGTCGCAGGTGAGCGTCGACGCGGGTGAGCTGGTGATCATTTCGGAGAACGAACCCGCCGGCTCGCTGCTCTACCGCTCGGGACTGATCGAGTCGCGATCGGCGCAGCGTTACGGGCGCTGGGAGGTGCGCGCCAAGCTGCCCGTGTCGACCGGCATGTGGCCCGCCATCTGGCTGTTGCCCGACACATCGGCTCACCCGTGGCCGAGCGGCGGGGAGATCGACATCATGGAGAACCGCGGCAACCAGCCGACCCGCACGAGCAGCGCGTTCCACTACGGGACCAACCCGCCCTATTTCCATGACTACGTTTACAGCGAGCAGCAGACCGCGACGATCAGCGGGCAAACCACGCGCTACGACCAGGGCTTCCACACCTACGCGGTCGACTGGACCCCGAGCTACCTCCGGTTCTACGTCGACGGGGTGAACCACTACACGGTCCACGACGAGGACATCGGCGGGTTCCTCTCGGGCAGCACGCAACCGATGCGGTTGGTGATCAACACGGCGGTCGGCGGCGACTTCCTCCCGAACCCGAACGCCTCGACCGTTTGGCCCCAGGAGTTCCGGGTCGACTCGGTGCGGGTCTTCGAGGCGACGGGCGCCCCGGGCGTCGTCGACTTCACCAACGGCGGCTTCGAGGCCAACGGCGACTTTGAGACCGAGGGCGGCTTGTCGGGTTGGAGCGTGTTCGGCAACGACTTGCCCGGCAATCCGAATGTCCGCGTCGCGGACGAGGCGGTCCGCTCGGGGACCGCCAGCCTCAAGGTGTTCGGCTCGTACCGCGAGGGGCTCAACCACTCGGGCGTCGCCCAAGGCGTGACGGTCCAGCCGGGAGATGAGATCCTCGCCGAACTCCACGCGCTGGTCCGGTCGGCGGACGCCTTGGCCGGCGCCAACCGGGTGGCGATGAAGATCGACTTCTACAGCGAGTACGGGGCGAAGCACGGCGGCGACGCGATGCTCAGCGAGCACACGCAATGGTTCGCCGACGCCGCGACGCCCACCGACCTGTGGTCGAAGCACGCGATGCAAGTCGTCGCGCCCGACGGCGCCGAAGAAGCGCGGCTCTCGATCGTCTTCGAGCAGCCCGCTTACGACGGCGGAGCGATCCACGTCGACAACCTGCTGTTCGGCAAACGCTTGGCCGAGCCTTTGGGCGACTACAACTCCGACGGCAAGGTGGACGCCGCCGACTTCACCGTCTGGCGTGACAGCCGTGGCGCAACAGGCGCGGGCCTGGCCGCCGACGGCAACGGCGACAACCGGGTCGACGACGCCGACTACGATCTGTGGGTCAGCACCTTTGGTCAATCGAAGAACGAAACGCCGGCCACTGTGAACGCGCCCGAACCGAGCGCCCTGGGGTGCGCCCTGACGTTGCTCGCGGCGATCGGTGGGCGATCGCCCGGTCGGCCTTCCCGCTGA
- a CDS encoding Gfo/Idh/MocA family protein produces MSPSQHPSRRRFLGQAAAGAALLACGSRRAHAAPGEQLSIGVIGMGWRGGELAKTFNALPGVRLAALCDVDRARLDEAGALYPGATRYSDHRELLADGSIDAVAIATCNHWHCLAAIEACQAGKHVYVEKPLGHDLWEQRQMIAAARKHDRIAQIGTQQRSDPMQAEIKRFLHEEQGIGALTGAVACRYGARKAIGKRATPLTPPATVDYDRWLGPAHDRPIYRDQLHYDWHWDWNTGNGEMSNWGVHLLDDVRNTVLGDQPLPRSVAAVGGRAVWDDAGQTPNVHATLFETDTIPVVGVVSNLEPVGGRRGRLREAGVDTGYVVYGEGGRYEGRRGGGKAFDTDGKLIREFSGNGGMPTHCANFVTAVRAGDASLLNADVECGHYSTAWCHLANAAVVAGAPGDEGPNPTSLSQDPHWRRVVGVLENDLAKRGVAFDTPVFRVSPRLAVEAERERFASGAPRAANGHLEHHGRDGYRVPEIT; encoded by the coding sequence ATGAGTCCATCACAACACCCCTCTCGGCGGCGTTTCCTGGGGCAAGCGGCGGCCGGGGCCGCGTTGCTCGCCTGCGGCTCGCGGCGGGCGCACGCCGCGCCGGGTGAGCAGCTGAGCATCGGCGTCATCGGCATGGGGTGGCGCGGCGGCGAGCTGGCCAAGACCTTCAACGCTCTGCCGGGCGTGCGTCTCGCGGCGTTGTGCGACGTTGACCGCGCGCGGCTCGACGAGGCGGGCGCCTTGTACCCCGGGGCCACTCGCTACTCGGACCACCGCGAGCTGCTGGCCGACGGGTCGATCGACGCGGTCGCCATCGCCACTTGTAACCACTGGCATTGCCTCGCCGCGATCGAGGCGTGCCAGGCGGGCAAGCACGTTTACGTCGAGAAGCCGTTGGGCCACGACCTGTGGGAGCAGCGGCAGATGATCGCCGCGGCGAGGAAGCACGACCGGATCGCCCAGATCGGCACGCAGCAGCGCAGCGACCCGATGCAGGCCGAAATCAAACGGTTCCTGCACGAGGAGCAAGGCATCGGCGCCCTGACCGGCGCGGTCGCCTGCCGCTACGGCGCCCGCAAGGCGATTGGTAAACGCGCCACGCCGCTCACACCGCCCGCCACGGTCGACTACGACCGCTGGCTCGGCCCGGCCCACGATCGGCCGATCTACCGCGACCAGCTGCATTACGATTGGCACTGGGACTGGAACACCGGCAACGGCGAGATGAGCAACTGGGGCGTCCACCTGCTGGACGACGTGCGCAATACGGTGCTCGGCGACCAGCCGCTGCCGCGCAGCGTGGCGGCCGTCGGTGGGCGGGCGGTGTGGGACGACGCCGGCCAAACGCCGAACGTCCACGCCACGCTGTTCGAGACCGACACGATCCCGGTCGTGGGCGTCGTGAGCAACCTCGAGCCGGTCGGCGGCCGCCGCGGACGGCTGCGGGAGGCGGGCGTCGACACCGGCTACGTCGTCTACGGCGAGGGGGGCCGCTACGAAGGCCGCCGCGGCGGCGGCAAAGCGTTCGACACCGACGGCAAGCTGATCCGCGAGTTCTCCGGCAACGGCGGCATGCCGACCCACTGCGCGAACTTCGTGACCGCCGTGCGGGCGGGCGACGCCTCGCTGCTCAATGCCGACGTGGAGTGTGGCCACTACTCCACGGCGTGGTGCCACCTGGCGAACGCCGCCGTGGTGGCCGGCGCACCGGGCGACGAGGGCCCCAACCCCACCTCGCTCTCACAAGACCCCCACTGGCGCCGCGTCGTCGGCGTGCTGGAGAACGACCTAGCGAAACGCGGGGTAGCGTTCGACACGCCGGTGTTCCGCGTGAGCCCGCGGCTGGCGGTCGAGGCCGAGCGTGAGCGCTTCGCGAGCGGCGCGCCGCGGGCGGCGAATGGTCACTTGGAGCACCACGGGCGGGATGGGTACCGCGTGCCGGAGATCACCTAA